One window of the Xiphophorus couchianus chromosome 12, X_couchianus-1.0, whole genome shotgun sequence genome contains the following:
- the LOC114154767 gene encoding rap guanine nucleotide exchange factor 1-like isoform X1 — MSSRSDSKSASQIVFLTMKLKDKLHPQRNRTRAKPPDLDLSQNPSAILLDQERAVLSSLQYFKALVDRLDLNQPSGQKPGLDRSIVGGLLGGASTGILEAVQALVELEPDELDSKTVSARLARLYATVAQLIHWADRVMLQGVSHDDGGSSESVTTVIRGVLNSAKELVRLVAERREGSAPLSPDQSQSRDVEDQETSTGMPHCPSGEGRGDGTETKGAGIRAPPKPPMPVLETLPQATPPTELAFSPPALPPKRRQTPPLPVSAHCRVAIVTPIIRQPEEDLQVEDDSCCKRLSSSSADSAANTSPSEDDPDYDFLHTDLSSSETLPPALPEKRRRSTTGVSGSQKAGTFGFNSTHVDTSPAPSDDVTGPEAPMSSPLSPCKTPPPLPEKKRHIHQYLQFCSTSCTDPSAVSFYQKFKVRQRDQDSAHQLDHLTTGSAPSGAPFPAPALPPKKKQQDTQSENEDSSVDHQQGSEFSQRSGEEDEEDELLLADPNEIRHRITLKSEEEEGPEVKAASPEILLVQATQPGSSEQNQYQEAFLCTYRGFATPSDVISKLQRRYRTLREGGAADPTAAGNSIQLLVRVVAGLSSVELESDLLLMLFDLVFCLLIGGELGMARLLHANILSKMEERWKLIGSPQSLRPLAAKGVAARPGTLLDFRSQDLAEQLTLLDSDLFCKIQLPEVLLWSKEQNEERSPHLTEFTQHFNNVSFWVRSVVILQDKAQDREKHLLKFLKVMKHLRKLNNFNSYLSILSALDSAPLRRLDWQRSTAESLEDVSSLIDSSSSFRAYRAALAEAEPPCIPYLGLILQDLTFVHLGNPDTLTTSQGSQVNFSKCWQQFNILDTLRSFQREQYSLARDDDIMSFFNDFSDHLAEEALWELSLRIRPRNAPRANQR, encoded by the exons ATGTCTTCCCGCTCAGACTCGAAGTCAG CTTCTCAGATCGTCTTCCTCACCATGAAGCTGAAGGATAAGCTCCACCCCCAGCGGAACCGGACCCGGGCCAAGCCTCCGGACCTGGACCTGAGTCAGAACCCG TCGGCCATCTTGCTGGACCAGGAGCGCGCCGTCCTCAGCTCTCTGCAGTACTTCAAGGCCCTGGTGGACAGACTGGACCTGAACCAACCCTCGGGACAAAAACCGGGCCTGGACCGGTCCATAGTGGGCGGCCTGCTGGGCGGAGCCTCCACCGGCATCCTGGAGGCTGTCCAGGCGCTAGTGGAGCTGGAGCCGGACGAGCTGGACAG TAAGACCGTCTCCGCCCGTCTCGCCCGTCTCTACGCCACCGTCGCGCAGCTGATCCACTGGGCCGACCGGGTGATGCTGCAGGGCGTCTCCCATGACGATGGCGGGTCTTCTGAGAGCGTTACCACGGTGATCAGGGGTGTGCTGAATAGCGCCAAG GAGCTCGTCCGATTGGTTGCAGAGAGACGGGAAGGCTCCGCCCCTTTGTCTCCTGACCAATCACAATCCAGGGACGTTGAAGACCAGGAGACGTCCACCGGGATGCCGCACTGTCCCTCAGGCGAGGGACGTGGGGACGGGACGGAGACAAAGGGGGCGGGGATACGTGCCCCGCCCAAACCCCCAATGCCCGTCCTAGAGACCCTCCCACAGGCCACGCCCCCTACGGAGCTTGCGTTCAG CCCTCCCGCTCTGCCTCCTAAAAGGCGCCAGACGCCGCCGCTCCCTGTCTCCGCCCACTGCAGGGTTGCCATAGTAACACCAATAATCCGGCAGCCTGAGGAAGACCTGCAGGTGGAG gaTGACAGCTGCTGCAAGCGactctcttcttcctctgcagacTCTGCAGCCAACACCTCACCAAGTG AGGATGACCCAGATTACGACTTCCTCCACACCGACCTGTCGTCCTCGGAGACGCTGCCCCCTGCCCTGCCGGAGAAGAGACGCCGCAGCACCACAG GCGTCAGCGGCTCTCAGAAGGCGGGCACCTTTGGATTTAACTCCACCCATGTGGACACAAGCCCCGCCCCCAGTGATGATGTCACCGGCCCTGAAGCCCCCATGTCCTCCCCCCTGTCCCCCTGTAAGACGCCCCCCCCCCTCCCTGAGAAGAAGCGACACA TCCATCAGTACCTGCAGTTCTGCTCCACGTCCTGCACCGACCCGTCTGCGGTTTCCTTCTACCAGAAATTTAAAGTCCGACAGCGAGATCAAGACTCCGCCCACCAGCTGGATCACCTGAccacaggctccgccccctctgGAGCTCCATTTCCTGCCCCTGCTTTACCACCAAAGAAGAAACAGCAG GACACGCAGTCTGAGAACGAGGACAG CTCTGTGGACCACCAGCAGGGGTCAGAGTTCAGCCAGAGAAGCggagaggaagatgaagaagacgaGCTCCTATTGGCTGACCCGAACGAGATCCGTCACAGAATCACTCTGAAGTCTGAG gaggaggaggggccAGAGGTGAAGGCTGCGTCTCCTGAGATCCTATTGGTCCAAGCCACACAGCCCGGCAGCAGCG AACAGAACCAGTACCAGGAGGCCTTCCTCTGCACCTACCGCGGCTTCGCCACACccagtgatgtcatcagcaaGCTGCAGCGCAG GTACAGAACCCTGAGGGAAGGTGGCGCCGCTGACCCGACGGCCGCTGGGAACTCTATCCAGCTGCTGGTCAGGGTGGTGGCCGGGCTCAG ttCTGTGGAGCTGGAATCTGATttgctgctgatgctgtttGACCTGGTGTTCTGCCTTCTGATTGGTGGAGAGCTGGGGATGGCCCGCCTCCTGCACGCCAACATCCTGTCCAAGATGGAGGAGAGGTGGAAGCTGATTGGCTCCCCTCAGTCGCTCCGCCCCCTCGCGGCCAAAGGCGTAGCCGCCAG ACCAGGAACTCTGCTGGACTTCAGGAGTCAGGACCTGGCTGAACAGCTCACCCTGCTGGACTCGGACCTGTTCTGCAAGATCCAG CTCCCAGAGGTGTTGCTTTGGTCCAAGGAGCAGAACGAGGAGAGGAGTCCTCACCTGACAGAGTTCACTCAGCACTTCAACAACGTTTCCTTCTG ggTGCGCTCCGTGGTCATCCTGCAGGACAAAGCTCAGGACAGAGAGAAACACCTGCTGAAGTTcctgaaggtgatgaag CACCTGAGGAAACTCAACAACTTCAACTCCTACCTGTCCATCCTGTCGGCCCTGGACTCCGCCCCCCTGAGGCGGCTGGACTGGCAGCGGAGCACGGCAGAG AGCTTGGAGGACGTGTCCTCGCTCATCGACAGCTCGTCGTCCTTCAGGGCGTACCGCGCGGCGCTGGCGGAGGCGGAGCCTCCCTGCATCCCTTACCT GGGGCTGATCCTGCAGGACCTGACCTTCGTCCACCTGGGGAACCCCGACACCTTGACAACGTCACAGGGGTCACAGGTCAACTTCTCCAAGTGCTGGCAGCAGTTCAACATCCTGGACACTCTGAGGAGCTTCCAGAGGGA GCAGTACTCTCTGGCGCGGGATGATGACATCATGTCGTTCTTTAATGACTTCAGCGATCACCTGGCAGAGGAAGCTCTGTGGGAACTCTCTCTGAGGATCCGCCCACGGAACGCTCCACGAGCCAATCAGAGATGA
- the LOC114154767 gene encoding rap guanine nucleotide exchange factor 1-like isoform X4 has translation MKLKDKLHPQRNRTRAKPPDLDLSQNPSAILLDQERAVLSSLQYFKALVDRLDLNQPSGQKPGLDRSIVGGLLGGASTGILEAVQALVELEPDELDSKTVSARLARLYATVAQLIHWADRVMLQGVSHDDGGSSESVTTVIRGVLNSAKELVRLVAERREGSAPLSPDQSQSRDVEDQETSTGMPHCPSGEGRGDGTETKGAGIRAPPKPPMPVLETLPQATPPTELAFSPPALPPKRRQTPPLPVSAHCRVAIVTPIIRQPEEDLQVEDDSCCKRLSSSSADSAANTSPSEDDPDYDFLHTDLSSSETLPPALPEKRRRSTTGVSGSQKAGTFGFNSTHVDTSPAPSDDVTGPEAPMSSPLSPCKTPPPLPEKKRHIHQYLQFCSTSCTDPSAVSFYQKFKVRQRDQDSAHQLDHLTTGSAPSGAPFPAPALPPKKKQQDTQSENEDSSVDHQQGSEFSQRSGEEDEEDELLLADPNEIRHRITLKSEEEEGPEVKAASPEILLVQATQPGSSEQNQYQEAFLCTYRGFATPSDVISKLQRRYRTLREGGAADPTAAGNSIQLLVRVVAGLSSVELESDLLLMLFDLVFCLLIGGELGMARLLHANILSKMEERWKLIGSPQSLRPLAAKGVAARPGTLLDFRSQDLAEQLTLLDSDLFCKIQLPEVLLWSKEQNEERSPHLTEFTQHFNNVSFWVRSVVILQDKAQDREKHLLKFLKVMKHLRKLNNFNSYLSILSALDSAPLRRLDWQRSTAESLEDVSSLIDSSSSFRAYRAALAEAEPPCIPYLGLILQDLTFVHLGNPDTLTTSQGSQVNFSKCWQQFNILDTLRSFQREQYSLARDDDIMSFFNDFSDHLAEEALWELSLRIRPRNAPRANQR, from the exons ATGAAGCTGAAGGATAAGCTCCACCCCCAGCGGAACCGGACCCGGGCCAAGCCTCCGGACCTGGACCTGAGTCAGAACCCG TCGGCCATCTTGCTGGACCAGGAGCGCGCCGTCCTCAGCTCTCTGCAGTACTTCAAGGCCCTGGTGGACAGACTGGACCTGAACCAACCCTCGGGACAAAAACCGGGCCTGGACCGGTCCATAGTGGGCGGCCTGCTGGGCGGAGCCTCCACCGGCATCCTGGAGGCTGTCCAGGCGCTAGTGGAGCTGGAGCCGGACGAGCTGGACAG TAAGACCGTCTCCGCCCGTCTCGCCCGTCTCTACGCCACCGTCGCGCAGCTGATCCACTGGGCCGACCGGGTGATGCTGCAGGGCGTCTCCCATGACGATGGCGGGTCTTCTGAGAGCGTTACCACGGTGATCAGGGGTGTGCTGAATAGCGCCAAG GAGCTCGTCCGATTGGTTGCAGAGAGACGGGAAGGCTCCGCCCCTTTGTCTCCTGACCAATCACAATCCAGGGACGTTGAAGACCAGGAGACGTCCACCGGGATGCCGCACTGTCCCTCAGGCGAGGGACGTGGGGACGGGACGGAGACAAAGGGGGCGGGGATACGTGCCCCGCCCAAACCCCCAATGCCCGTCCTAGAGACCCTCCCACAGGCCACGCCCCCTACGGAGCTTGCGTTCAG CCCTCCCGCTCTGCCTCCTAAAAGGCGCCAGACGCCGCCGCTCCCTGTCTCCGCCCACTGCAGGGTTGCCATAGTAACACCAATAATCCGGCAGCCTGAGGAAGACCTGCAGGTGGAG gaTGACAGCTGCTGCAAGCGactctcttcttcctctgcagacTCTGCAGCCAACACCTCACCAAGTG AGGATGACCCAGATTACGACTTCCTCCACACCGACCTGTCGTCCTCGGAGACGCTGCCCCCTGCCCTGCCGGAGAAGAGACGCCGCAGCACCACAG GCGTCAGCGGCTCTCAGAAGGCGGGCACCTTTGGATTTAACTCCACCCATGTGGACACAAGCCCCGCCCCCAGTGATGATGTCACCGGCCCTGAAGCCCCCATGTCCTCCCCCCTGTCCCCCTGTAAGACGCCCCCCCCCCTCCCTGAGAAGAAGCGACACA TCCATCAGTACCTGCAGTTCTGCTCCACGTCCTGCACCGACCCGTCTGCGGTTTCCTTCTACCAGAAATTTAAAGTCCGACAGCGAGATCAAGACTCCGCCCACCAGCTGGATCACCTGAccacaggctccgccccctctgGAGCTCCATTTCCTGCCCCTGCTTTACCACCAAAGAAGAAACAGCAG GACACGCAGTCTGAGAACGAGGACAG CTCTGTGGACCACCAGCAGGGGTCAGAGTTCAGCCAGAGAAGCggagaggaagatgaagaagacgaGCTCCTATTGGCTGACCCGAACGAGATCCGTCACAGAATCACTCTGAAGTCTGAG gaggaggaggggccAGAGGTGAAGGCTGCGTCTCCTGAGATCCTATTGGTCCAAGCCACACAGCCCGGCAGCAGCG AACAGAACCAGTACCAGGAGGCCTTCCTCTGCACCTACCGCGGCTTCGCCACACccagtgatgtcatcagcaaGCTGCAGCGCAG GTACAGAACCCTGAGGGAAGGTGGCGCCGCTGACCCGACGGCCGCTGGGAACTCTATCCAGCTGCTGGTCAGGGTGGTGGCCGGGCTCAG ttCTGTGGAGCTGGAATCTGATttgctgctgatgctgtttGACCTGGTGTTCTGCCTTCTGATTGGTGGAGAGCTGGGGATGGCCCGCCTCCTGCACGCCAACATCCTGTCCAAGATGGAGGAGAGGTGGAAGCTGATTGGCTCCCCTCAGTCGCTCCGCCCCCTCGCGGCCAAAGGCGTAGCCGCCAG ACCAGGAACTCTGCTGGACTTCAGGAGTCAGGACCTGGCTGAACAGCTCACCCTGCTGGACTCGGACCTGTTCTGCAAGATCCAG CTCCCAGAGGTGTTGCTTTGGTCCAAGGAGCAGAACGAGGAGAGGAGTCCTCACCTGACAGAGTTCACTCAGCACTTCAACAACGTTTCCTTCTG ggTGCGCTCCGTGGTCATCCTGCAGGACAAAGCTCAGGACAGAGAGAAACACCTGCTGAAGTTcctgaaggtgatgaag CACCTGAGGAAACTCAACAACTTCAACTCCTACCTGTCCATCCTGTCGGCCCTGGACTCCGCCCCCCTGAGGCGGCTGGACTGGCAGCGGAGCACGGCAGAG AGCTTGGAGGACGTGTCCTCGCTCATCGACAGCTCGTCGTCCTTCAGGGCGTACCGCGCGGCGCTGGCGGAGGCGGAGCCTCCCTGCATCCCTTACCT GGGGCTGATCCTGCAGGACCTGACCTTCGTCCACCTGGGGAACCCCGACACCTTGACAACGTCACAGGGGTCACAGGTCAACTTCTCCAAGTGCTGGCAGCAGTTCAACATCCTGGACACTCTGAGGAGCTTCCAGAGGGA GCAGTACTCTCTGGCGCGGGATGATGACATCATGTCGTTCTTTAATGACTTCAGCGATCACCTGGCAGAGGAAGCTCTGTGGGAACTCTCTCTGAGGATCCGCCCACGGAACGCTCCACGAGCCAATCAGAGATGA